A stretch of Sulfurimonas autotrophica DSM 16294 DNA encodes these proteins:
- a CDS encoding c-type cytochrome, giving the protein MKLFFTLLIITNALYANIENGKDVYIQNCANCHSVNMRGGMGPDFNIVSYSHKKADIAKYISSPSTMFRSFGYTSNAMPELPLSPQEIKDVSEYIDSLQPFKKWMKK; this is encoded by the coding sequence ATGAAACTTTTTTTCACTCTTCTTATAATTACGAACGCACTATATGCAAACATTGAAAATGGCAAAGATGTTTATATTCAAAATTGTGCAAACTGCCATAGTGTCAATATGAGGGGAGGTATGGGACCTGATTTTAATATTGTCTCTTACTCACATAAAAAAGCAGATATTGCCAAATATATATCTTCACCATCAACCATGTTTCGATCATTTGGCTATACATCAAATGCTATGCCGGAGCTGCCTCTTTCACCTCAAGAAATAAAAGATGTAAGTGAATATATAGACTCACTTCAACCATTTAAAAAATGGATGAAAAAATAA
- the ileS gene encoding isoleucine--tRNA ligase, translated as MDYKDTLLLPTTTFAMRGNLINNEPKRYAAWDEKKVYHKMKAKRAGAKHFTLHDGPPYANGHIHIGHALNKVLKDIIIKNNYFNGKSVRFTPGWDCHGLPIEQQVEKKLGGKQKKERLETAEIRKLCREHAAKFVDIQRGEFKQLGIIADWEKPYVTMDYKFEANIFRTLCSVAKKGLLIERSKPVFWSWAERTALAEAEVEYEDKEDYSIFVAFELSDEAKEKLGLTKNEKAAPVIWTTTPWTIPANTGISLNPEEEYVLTTDGYIVAKKLLNSLVESGVLGGTITKTFTAKELENLTAINPLNNRPSRIVLGEHVLVDNGTGCVHTAPGHGEDDYRVGLKYDLEVVMPVDETGCYDATVVRDALIPNAQEFVGRHIFKSNEDIVEMMGESVLHVSKFMHSYPHCWRSHTPLIYRATKQWFISVDEKPQDEDKTLRNIALDEIEKTLFVPQTGKNRLTSMVANRPDWCISRQRDWGVPIAFFRVKETGEVLLDEKVLNFTAMIFEMQGSDAWYSMDIAQLLYPGSGYKPEELEKVNDILDVWFDSGSTWNSVLKSRNYDAGDYPADLYVEGSDQHRGWFQSSLFLSSAVEHKAPYKGVLTHGFTVDEKGEKMSKSKGNVIAPEKVLKEYGSEILRLWVASSDYQGDLKISQGILKQTSENYRKLRNTFRIMLANINDLESLTPYEDMGDLDKWILNVAQSTLDEVHKQFSEYNFVNGMSTLNNFIVNELSGMYIDMTKDNLYCNAKESQRRRASQSAMAIITKTLLLIMAPIITYTADEIVENAPAIIKGDAQDIFDMTYEKIEPVAVPFDAEYMVKAREGFGAEVDKLKKEKIIKNTLELVIYTESKATLEMDRVDAEDWFVVSGIFEDKPEEEIIASFKVDEDIFSIAKASKFKCPRCWKYQAEAEDCLCERCQSVVNG; from the coding sequence ATGGATTATAAAGACACACTACTTTTACCGACAACTACGTTTGCTATGCGAGGCAATTTAATAAACAATGAACCAAAGCGTTATGCCGCTTGGGATGAAAAAAAAGTTTATCATAAAATGAAAGCAAAACGTGCCGGAGCTAAGCACTTTACACTTCACGACGGTCCTCCGTATGCAAACGGTCATATTCACATTGGTCACGCGCTCAACAAAGTGCTCAAAGATATTATTATCAAAAACAACTATTTCAACGGTAAATCTGTCCGTTTTACTCCGGGCTGGGATTGTCACGGGCTTCCGATTGAACAGCAGGTTGAGAAAAAACTCGGTGGAAAGCAAAAAAAAGAGCGGCTTGAAACTGCCGAGATTAGAAAACTTTGCCGTGAACATGCAGCTAAATTTGTAGACATTCAAAGAGGTGAGTTTAAACAGCTTGGTATCATTGCCGACTGGGAAAAACCTTATGTGACTATGGATTATAAATTTGAAGCAAATATTTTCAGAACACTTTGCAGTGTTGCAAAAAAAGGACTTTTGATTGAGCGAAGCAAACCTGTCTTTTGGTCTTGGGCTGAAAGAACTGCACTTGCTGAAGCCGAAGTTGAGTATGAAGACAAAGAAGATTACTCAATCTTTGTAGCATTTGAGCTAAGTGATGAAGCCAAAGAGAAACTCGGACTCACAAAGAATGAAAAAGCAGCTCCTGTTATCTGGACGACGACACCATGGACTATTCCGGCAAATACAGGAATCTCGCTCAATCCTGAAGAAGAGTATGTACTGACGACTGACGGCTATATAGTTGCAAAAAAACTACTCAACTCTTTAGTAGAGAGTGGTGTTCTGGGCGGTACAATTACGAAAACTTTCACAGCTAAAGAGCTGGAAAACCTTACAGCTATTAATCCGCTGAACAACAGACCGTCTCGTATCGTTTTAGGCGAGCATGTTTTAGTGGATAATGGTACAGGTTGTGTTCATACCGCTCCGGGACATGGTGAGGATGACTACCGTGTCGGTTTAAAGTATGACCTTGAAGTTGTTATGCCTGTTGATGAGACGGGATGTTATGATGCAACTGTTGTTCGTGATGCTTTAATTCCAAATGCCCAAGAATTTGTAGGCCGCCACATCTTTAAATCAAATGAAGATATAGTAGAGATGATGGGCGAGAGTGTATTACATGTAAGCAAGTTTATGCACTCCTATCCACACTGTTGGAGAAGTCATACACCGCTTATTTACCGTGCAACAAAGCAGTGGTTTATTTCAGTTGATGAAAAACCGCAAGATGAGGACAAAACACTTAGAAACATTGCACTCGATGAAATAGAGAAGACGCTTTTTGTTCCTCAAACCGGAAAAAACCGTTTGACTTCCATGGTAGCAAACCGTCCTGACTGGTGTATTTCCCGTCAACGTGACTGGGGTGTACCTATCGCATTTTTCAGAGTAAAAGAGACAGGCGAAGTTCTTTTGGATGAAAAAGTGCTTAACTTTACGGCAATGATATTTGAAATGCAGGGAAGTGACGCATGGTACTCTATGGACATAGCACAGCTGCTCTACCCCGGAAGCGGTTATAAGCCCGAAGAGCTTGAAAAGGTCAATGACATCCTTGATGTATGGTTTGACTCAGGTTCAACTTGGAACTCAGTTTTAAAATCCCGCAACTATGATGCGGGGGATTACCCTGCTGATTTATATGTAGAGGGTTCTGACCAGCATCGCGGCTGGTTCCAGTCATCTCTGTTTTTATCTTCTGCGGTTGAGCATAAAGCACCATACAAAGGTGTACTAACTCACGGTTTTACGGTAGATGAAAAAGGCGAGAAAATGTCTAAGTCAAAAGGCAATGTTATCGCACCGGAAAAAGTTTTAAAAGAGTATGGAAGTGAAATCCTGCGTTTATGGGTTGCTTCATCTGATTATCAGGGTGATTTGAAAATTTCTCAGGGTATTTTAAAACAGACTTCTGAGAACTATCGTAAACTGAGAAACACTTTTAGAATTATGCTTGCAAACATCAATGACTTAGAGAGCCTGACGCCATATGAAGATATGGGTGATTTGGATAAATGGATTTTAAATGTTGCACAAAGCACACTTGATGAAGTGCATAAACAATTTAGCGAATATAACTTTGTAAATGGTATGAGCACTCTGAATAATTTCATCGTCAATGAACTCAGCGGTATGTATATTGATATGACAAAAGACAATCTTTACTGTAACGCAAAAGAGAGTCAAAGAAGACGAGCCAGCCAAAGTGCCATGGCAATCATTACAAAAACACTGCTTTTAATTATGGCACCTATTATTACCTATACGGCTGATGAAATAGTAGAAAATGCACCTGCTATTATAAAAGGTGATGCCCAAGATATTTTTGATATGACATATGAGAAAATCGAACCTGTTGCAGTGCCGTTTGATGCTGAATATATGGTCAAAGCGCGTGAAGGTTTTGGCGCAGAAGTTGATAAACTCAAAAAAGAAAAAATTATCAAAAATACGCTTGAATTAGTCATTTATACAGAGTCTAAAGCAACGTTGGAGATGGACAGAGTCGATGCTGAAGACTGGTTTGTAGTTTCTGGCATATTTGAAGACAAGCCCGAAGAAGAAATCATTGCCAGTTTCAAGGTTGATGAAGATATATTCTCAATAGCAAAAGCAAGCAAATTTAAATGTCCTAGATGTTGGAAATATCAGGCAGAAGCAGAGGATTGTCTTTGCGAACGATGTCAAAGTGTAGTAAATGGTTGA
- a CDS encoding CinA family protein, producing MKTHLIIIGNKFVYNTSLKEYILRDIERNSGFIDNITYFKDSDNSFFLYLEEELNASNRLIIVTCKQNFSTVGKVICTATSDNQILKEGMLIPQKASLFEERSYLLEYQNAIINVVQIDEGQKMPELLLKNEEIRATIHVFEEEKSTIITILTPIAQTYEVNFDVTQEVESWHRIDVTSNKYGDIAKFIHASKNLLPKKLIASSNIIEYIIERLSHLGKKVTFAESCTGGLLSYYFTKHNGASKILDGALVTYSNTLKENWLAAEHTVLEENGAVSAEVVQEMSEGALNVSGADYALAVSGIAGDTGGTALKPVGTVYISARSKIQHVEKHLHFHGDRNYVQDQSALMAIKMLLLLDKETFF from the coding sequence ATGAAAACGCATCTGATAATCATAGGCAATAAATTTGTTTATAACACATCATTAAAAGAGTATATTTTACGAGATATTGAGAGAAACAGCGGCTTTATAGACAATATAACCTATTTTAAAGATAGTGATAATTCTTTTTTCCTTTATTTGGAAGAAGAACTCAACGCATCTAACAGACTTATTATCGTTACATGTAAGCAAAACTTTTCAACAGTCGGAAAAGTCATATGTACGGCAACAAGCGATAACCAGATTTTAAAAGAGGGGATGCTTATACCGCAAAAAGCCTCTTTATTTGAAGAACGTTCTTATCTTTTAGAGTATCAAAATGCAATAATAAATGTTGTGCAGATAGATGAAGGTCAGAAAATGCCAGAATTACTGCTAAAAAATGAAGAGATACGGGCAACTATACATGTATTTGAAGAAGAAAAATCCACGATCATAACTATTTTAACGCCTATCGCACAAACTTATGAAGTGAATTTTGATGTGACCCAAGAAGTAGAGAGCTGGCATAGAATTGATGTAACAAGTAATAAGTATGGTGATATTGCCAAATTTATTCATGCTTCAAAAAACCTACTGCCCAAAAAGCTCATAGCCTCTTCAAATATTATTGAGTATATCATAGAAAGGCTGTCACATCTCGGTAAAAAAGTAACATTTGCCGAGAGTTGTACGGGCGGATTGCTGAGTTACTACTTTACAAAACATAATGGAGCATCAAAGATTTTAGACGGTGCTCTGGTGACATACTCAAACACACTCAAAGAAAACTGGCTGGCGGCGGAGCATACCGTACTTGAAGAAAACGGTGCAGTGAGTGCTGAGGTTGTGCAAGAGATGAGTGAGGGTGCATTAAATGTAAGCGGAGCGGATTATGCACTCGCAGTAAGCGGCATAGCCGGCGATACGGGAGGAACAGCGCTCAAGCCTGTCGGAACTGTTTATATAAGTGCAAGAAGTAAAATACAACATGTAGAAAAACATCTTCATTTTCATGGAGACAGGAACTATGTGCAAGACCAAAGTGCTCTTATGGCTATAAAAATGTTGCTTTTACTTGATAAAGAGACTTTTTTCTAA
- the hsdR gene encoding EcoAI/FtnUII family type I restriction enzme subunit R, with the protein MAYSESDTRSKLIDPLIKESGWLESNIVREYYFTDGRKLIGGKRGKRYFVDYLLTYKNTNLAIIEAKAETKDPLDGLQQSINYAQRLKIDYVYTTNGHKIYEHSLVDGNGKFIENYPTPDELFERKYGKKTPKATNIITNPFYIEGTMKPRFYQQIAVQKTIEAIADNKDRVLLTLATGTGKTYIAFQIAYRLFQSKWNRDNSDRRPKILFLADRNVLKDQSMNTFNPLEKDCVEINGKIIKKRGGKVPTAGNIFFAIYQSLAVEEENENEDDVTGYYKQYPSNFFDLIIIDECHRGSANDESSWREILTHFTSAVHLGLTATPKRDDNGDTYKYFGDPIYEYSLKDGINDGFLTPYKVKRIQTNIDEYKFDPNDIITGELDKQIVELEQFEKQVVIPKRTELIAKTILQNMNPMDKTIIFCVNQKHALDMKTAIDKYKTVKDNNYCVRVTSDEGDIGREFLEMFQNNDRDIPAILTSSKMLTTGVDAKNVRNVVLTAPIKSMTEFKQIIGRGTRVFEGKDFFTIMDFVGATNLFYDPAWDGENEVPIKSSKKEKKETTKDNSEPESADGSAEDKSKNEKVTIDIKGKKLRVINIETTYVGLDGIPLRTEDYLELLIGVLGKFYNNEEGLREIWSNPKNRKDLLNKLKEMNIDESQLNDLKQIFEAQNSDIYDVLAHISFNLNIKTRSERVFAVEHSEFIEKHHNEKAKEFIEFILERYKKDGVKELGEDKLGKLVDLSGLGTVREVANNFGGIPQMRDEYFELQKEIYR; encoded by the coding sequence TTGGCATATTCAGAATCAGATACTCGTTCTAAACTCATAGACCCTTTAATAAAAGAGAGCGGATGGCTGGAATCAAATATTGTCAGAGAGTATTATTTTACTGACGGACGAAAGCTTATCGGCGGAAAACGAGGCAAAAGATACTTCGTTGATTACCTCCTTACTTACAAAAACACAAATCTTGCCATCATTGAAGCCAAAGCCGAAACAAAAGACCCGTTAGACGGTTTACAACAATCTATTAATTATGCTCAGCGGCTCAAAATAGATTATGTTTATACTACTAACGGGCATAAAATATATGAGCATTCTCTTGTAGATGGAAATGGTAAGTTTATAGAGAACTATCCGACTCCTGATGAACTATTTGAGCGAAAATACGGTAAAAAAACGCCTAAAGCCACAAATATAATCACAAATCCTTTTTATATTGAAGGAACGATGAAACCGCGATTTTATCAGCAAATTGCAGTTCAAAAAACCATAGAAGCTATAGCAGATAACAAAGATAGAGTTCTTTTGACTTTGGCAACCGGAACCGGTAAAACATATATAGCTTTTCAAATCGCATACAGATTGTTTCAGTCAAAATGGAATAGAGATAATAGCGATAGACGACCTAAAATACTTTTTTTAGCAGATAGAAATGTTCTCAAAGACCAATCAATGAATACTTTCAATCCACTAGAAAAAGATTGTGTAGAAATAAACGGCAAAATCATCAAGAAACGTGGTGGCAAAGTTCCGACAGCCGGAAATATATTTTTTGCTATTTATCAATCTCTTGCCGTAGAAGAAGAGAATGAAAATGAAGATGATGTGACAGGGTACTACAAACAGTACCCATCAAATTTTTTTGATTTAATCATCATTGATGAGTGCCATCGCGGGAGTGCTAATGATGAGAGTTCTTGGCGGGAGATACTTACTCACTTTACAAGTGCGGTTCATTTGGGACTCACAGCAACACCAAAACGAGATGATAACGGCGATACTTACAAATATTTTGGCGATCCAATTTATGAGTATTCATTGAAAGACGGTATTAATGATGGTTTCTTGACGCCTTATAAAGTAAAAAGAATTCAAACCAACATAGACGAATACAAGTTTGACCCTAACGACATAATAACCGGAGAATTAGATAAGCAGATAGTAGAACTTGAACAGTTTGAAAAACAGGTAGTAATTCCCAAACGAACGGAACTTATTGCAAAAACTATTTTGCAAAATATGAATCCGATGGATAAAACCATAATCTTTTGTGTCAATCAAAAACATGCACTTGATATGAAAACAGCCATAGATAAATATAAAACGGTAAAAGACAATAACTACTGCGTGAGAGTTACATCTGATGAAGGTGACATAGGTCGTGAATTTTTAGAAATGTTTCAAAATAATGATAGAGATATACCTGCTATTCTTACATCGTCAAAAATGCTGACTACCGGAGTGGATGCCAAAAATGTCAGAAATGTAGTACTGACTGCCCCTATAAAATCTATGACAGAATTTAAACAAATTATAGGGCGCGGTACGAGAGTTTTTGAAGGCAAAGATTTTTTTACTATCATGGATTTTGTAGGTGCTACAAATCTCTTTTATGACCCTGCTTGGGATGGCGAAAATGAAGTGCCTATAAAATCCTCTAAAAAAGAAAAAAAAGAAACAACTAAAGATAATTCAGAACCAGAAAGTGCAGACGGTTCAGCAGAAGATAAATCAAAAAATGAAAAAGTAACCATTGACATAAAAGGCAAAAAACTCAGAGTCATTAACATTGAGACAACGTATGTCGGCTTAGACGGCATTCCTTTAAGAACAGAGGATTACTTAGAACTTCTCATAGGCGTACTGGGTAAATTTTACAATAATGAAGAAGGTTTACGCGAGATATGGAGTAACCCAAAAAATAGAAAAGATTTACTCAACAAACTTAAAGAGATGAATATAGACGAGTCACAGCTCAATGATTTAAAACAAATATTTGAAGCCCAAAATAGTGATATATATGATGTATTGGCGCATATATCTTTTAATCTGAATATTAAAACAAGAAGTGAAAGAGTATTTGCCGTTGAACACTCAGAGTTTATAGAAAAACATCACAACGAAAAAGCAAAAGAGTTCATAGAATTTATACTCGAACGTTACAAAAAAGACGGGGTAAAAGAACTCGGTGAAGACAAGCTTGGCAAGCTGGTTGATTTAAGCGGACTTGGAACGGTAAGAGAAGTCGCCAACAACTTTGGCGGAATTCCTCAAATGCGAGATGAGTATTTTGAGTTACAAAAAGAGATTTACAGATAG
- a CDS encoding Fic family protein, with translation MKSYKLQTLPLPIDIETPKVLKKAISANRALAKLNGVAQIIPNSQILINSLVLREAKDSSEIENIITTHDELFRAGLDINSVTNETKEVEHYRQALLKGYALVQEHKLLLKRDIIAIQQELEQNDAGVRRQAGTVLRNMATGDVVFEPPQEYAVIEKLLDNLENYINEPNEIDPLVNMAIIHYQFESIHPFYDGNGRIGRIINILYLVLKDLLELPILYLSSYIIQNKADYYRLLQEVRTKENWEEWILYILNGVEQTSLDTIELINNIYELMNKTKSTIKEKLPKIYSKDLVEILFVHPYTKIEFLVDGLGITRKTASKYLNELEQIGILKNIQIKNSKFFINEELFDMLKKGI, from the coding sequence ATGAAATCATATAAACTCCAAACTCTTCCTTTGCCTATAGATATAGAAACCCCAAAAGTCCTAAAAAAAGCAATTTCTGCCAATCGTGCTTTGGCAAAACTTAATGGGGTGGCTCAAATCATCCCAAACTCTCAAATCCTCATCAACTCTTTAGTACTCAGAGAAGCAAAAGATAGTTCGGAAATAGAAAACATCATCACTACACATGATGAGCTTTTTCGTGCAGGGTTGGATATAAACTCTGTTACAAATGAAACTAAAGAAGTGGAACATTATCGACAGGCTTTACTTAAAGGGTATGCATTGGTTCAAGAGCATAAGCTTTTACTTAAAAGAGACATCATAGCTATTCAGCAAGAACTAGAACAAAATGATGCAGGGGTAAGACGCCAAGCCGGAACGGTGTTGCGTAATATGGCTACGGGTGACGTAGTATTTGAACCGCCACAGGAGTATGCTGTTATAGAAAAATTACTAGACAATCTCGAAAATTACATAAACGAACCAAATGAAATTGACCCACTTGTCAATATGGCGATTATTCATTATCAGTTTGAATCTATTCACCCATTTTATGATGGTAATGGTAGAATTGGCAGAATTATAAATATTTTGTATCTTGTGTTAAAAGATTTACTTGAATTGCCTATTTTATATCTGAGTTCTTACATTATTCAAAACAAGGCAGATTACTACAGACTACTGCAAGAGGTACGAACAAAAGAAAATTGGGAAGAGTGGATTCTCTACATACTTAATGGAGTGGAACAGACTTCATTGGATACTATTGAACTCATCAATAATATTTATGAACTAATGAATAAAACAAAAAGTACGATAAAAGAGAAGTTGCCAAAAATATATAGTAAAGATTTAGTGGAGATACTTTTTGTACATCCTTATACAAAGATAGAATTTTTAGTCGATGGCTTGGGGATTACTCGAAAAACTGCATCGAAATATCTCAATGAATTAGAGCAAATCGGTATACTGAAAAATATACAGATAAAAAATAGTAAATTTTTTATCAATGAAGAACTTTTTGATATGTTGAAAAAAGGTATATAA
- a CDS encoding N-6 DNA methylase, whose protein sequence is MESKINRITDILRRDDGISGAMMYTEQISWVLFLKFLNDLEDSKADEALLNGQEYTYILDDNYKWSSWACPKDAKGKLDLINAKSGEDLLEFVNKELFPYLKGFKSLTQDPKSIKYKIGAIFEYLDNRIANGHTLREVLDIIDELDFHNQADLFQLSLIYEKLLKDMGSDGGNSGEFYTPRPLIKVIADVVNPVIGETVYDPAAGSCGFLIEAYNHIRYINAEENKQRELSTEQLKFLNEDTFFGNEKTPLSYVMGVMNMILHGIESPNIAKTNTLTKDIRGLEEKERFDCILANPPFGGKENDSIQQNFPIKSNATELLFLQHMMNYLKLNGKCGVVIPEGVLFQTNKAFQAVKQELLERFNVHTILSLPAGIFLPYSGVKTNVIFFDRAGATSEIFYYEVNPPYKLTKNKPIKYEHFKEFLDTWQERTLTENSWVVHVNNIKDYDISAKNPNKNEVIEHKSPLELVENIKTNNKEINDLMDEIEAVLVGKDIE, encoded by the coding sequence TTGGAAAGTAAAATAAATAGAATAACAGATATATTGAGACGGGATGATGGGATTAGTGGGGCTATGATGTACACTGAACAAATTTCCTGGGTGCTTTTTTTAAAATTTTTGAATGATTTGGAAGACTCTAAGGCTGATGAAGCACTTTTAAACGGACAGGAGTACACTTACATACTTGATGACAATTACAAGTGGAGTTCTTGGGCTTGTCCTAAAGATGCAAAGGGCAAACTTGACCTCATAAACGCCAAGAGTGGTGAAGACCTTTTGGAGTTTGTGAACAAGGAGTTGTTTCCTTATCTCAAAGGTTTTAAGTCACTCACGCAAGACCCTAAATCCATTAAGTACAAAATAGGTGCTATCTTTGAATACCTAGATAACCGCATTGCCAATGGGCATACGCTGCGTGAGGTGTTGGACATCATAGATGAGCTGGACTTTCACAATCAGGCTGACTTGTTTCAACTCTCACTCATTTATGAAAAACTGCTTAAAGATATGGGAAGTGACGGCGGAAACAGCGGGGAGTTTTATACGCCCCGTCCGCTTATAAAAGTCATAGCCGATGTTGTAAACCCTGTCATAGGAGAAACGGTATATGATCCGGCAGCAGGAAGCTGCGGCTTTCTCATAGAAGCATATAATCACATCAGGTACATAAACGCTGAGGAAAATAAGCAAAGAGAACTCTCAACCGAGCAGTTGAAGTTTTTAAATGAAGATACATTTTTCGGCAATGAAAAGACACCGCTCTCTTATGTGATGGGTGTGATGAATATGATACTTCACGGCATAGAGTCTCCAAACATTGCTAAAACAAATACACTTACAAAAGACATACGAGGCTTGGAAGAAAAAGAGAGATTTGACTGCATCTTGGCAAATCCTCCGTTTGGCGGTAAAGAAAATGACTCCATTCAGCAAAATTTTCCTATAAAATCAAATGCGACGGAGTTACTATTTTTACAGCACATGATGAACTATTTAAAACTCAATGGCAAATGCGGCGTGGTTATTCCTGAAGGCGTGTTATTTCAAACAAATAAAGCATTCCAGGCAGTAAAACAGGAGCTTTTGGAGCGTTTCAACGTGCATACGATTCTTTCACTGCCTGCAGGAATATTTTTGCCTTACAGCGGCGTCAAAACAAATGTCATCTTTTTTGACAGAGCGGGTGCAACTTCTGAGATATTTTACTATGAGGTCAATCCTCCTTACAAGCTCACAAAAAACAAGCCTATAAAGTATGAACACTTCAAAGAGTTTCTTGATACTTGGCAAGAGAGAACACTTACGGAAAATTCGTGGGTAGTACATGTAAATAATATAAAAGATTATGATATAAGTGCTAAAAACCCAAATAAAAATGAAGTTATAGAGCATAAATCACCATTAGAATTAGTAGAAAACATTAAAACCAATAATAAAGAAATAAATGATTTGATGGATGAAATTGAAGCTGTTTTGGTTGGGAAAGATATTGAATAA
- a CDS encoding Abi family protein codes for MDEMIIEKYISSARLSKYSSLDEYKKNIYLSNSFYIPLSILEVSLRNAINSQFIVFYGQNWILNEAQFLQRDALEKIAQAKMKLQSRNETLTHAKLTAELTFGFWTSLFQKPYDKTMRLQTLRGIFSNLPRTEAKPIDRKTISAKLNHIRKFRNRIFHFEKIVNKEEFNNIEHDIDEILGFLHADIVKFSREMTHE; via the coding sequence ATGGATGAGATGATAATTGAAAAATATATTAGTTCAGCACGATTGAGTAAATATAGTTCGTTGGATGAGTATAAAAAAAATATTTATTTATCAAATAGTTTTTATATACCTTTATCAATCTTAGAAGTTTCATTACGAAATGCAATAAATAGTCAATTTATAGTTTTTTATGGACAAAACTGGATACTCAACGAAGCACAATTTTTGCAAAGAGATGCATTAGAAAAAATAGCTCAGGCGAAGATGAAGTTACAATCTAGAAATGAAACTTTAACACATGCAAAGCTTACTGCAGAACTCACCTTTGGTTTTTGGACATCACTCTTTCAGAAGCCTTATGATAAAACAATGCGTTTACAAACATTGAGGGGGATTTTCTCAAATTTACCAAGAACAGAAGCTAAACCAATAGATAGAAAAACTATATCGGCTAAATTAAATCATATAAGAAAATTTAGAAATCGTATTTTTCATTTTGAAAAAATTGTAAATAAAGAAGAATTTAATAATATTGAACACGATATTGATGAGATACTGGGATTTTTACATGCCGATATAGTAAAATTTTCAAGGGAAATGACACATGAATGA
- a CDS encoding restriction endonuclease subunit S, which yields MNELYELPDGWEWKKLEEITELITKGTTPTTNGYKFLNEGINFLKIENIVSGEIDLSTIEMFISKEAHQAQRRSQLKENDVLFSIAGTIGDTAIVKKEHLPMNINQAIALIRPKESLNSKFLKYSLLSIVSQNTKDKQRGGAIKNISLGDMKNTNYPLPPLQEQKRIVGKLDSLFEKIDRVVALHQKNMDEADAFMGSVLNDVFGKFSNKKIVALKGITSKIGSGATPRGGQKSYKTEGISFIRSMNIYDTGFREKGLAFIDDEQAQKLNNVTIEENDVLINITGASVARCCIVDKKYLPARVNQHVSILRLKDRIIPSFLHYYLISPFIKSELLFNSSGGATREAITKTMLEEFQVPLISLSLQQKTVTYLDKISLYLKRIKEVQKEKMENLKALKASILDEAFRGKL from the coding sequence ATGAATGAGTTGTATGAACTTCCTGATGGGTGGGAGTGGAAGAAGTTAGAAGAAATTACTGAGCTTATTACAAAAGGAACTACGCCAACTACTAATGGGTATAAATTTTTAAATGAAGGAATAAATTTTCTAAAAATAGAGAATATAGTTAGTGGAGAAATAGACTTATCAACAATTGAAATGTTTATATCAAAAGAAGCTCATCAAGCACAAAGAAGGTCGCAGTTAAAAGAAAATGATGTTTTATTCTCAATCGCAGGTACGATTGGAGATACGGCTATTGTAAAAAAAGAACATCTACCAATGAATATTAATCAAGCTATTGCTCTTATAAGACCAAAAGAAAGTTTAAATTCAAAATTTTTGAAATATTCGCTGTTATCAATTGTTTCGCAGAATACAAAGGATAAACAAAGAGGTGGAGCAATTAAAAATATTTCATTAGGAGATATGAAAAATACAAATTATCCTCTCCCTCCACTCCAAGAACAAAAAAGAATAGTTGGAAAACTGGATTCGCTTTTTGAGAAGATAGACAGAGTCGTAGCCCTGCATCAAAAAAATATGGATGAAGCTGATGCCTTTATGGGCAGTGTTTTGAATGATGTTTTTGGGAAGTTTAGTAATAAGAAAATAGTAGCATTAAAAGGAATTACTTCAAAAATTGGAAGTGGGGCAACGCCTAGAGGTGGACAAAAATCCTATAAAACTGAGGGAATAAGTTTCATTAGAAGCATGAATATATATGACACAGGTTTTAGAGAAAAGGGATTGGCTTTTATAGATGATGAACAAGCACAAAAACTTAATAATGTAACTATAGAAGAAAATGATGTATTAATAAACATTACAGGTGCTTCTGTTGCTCGTTGCTGTATTGTAGATAAAAAGTATTTACCGGCTAGAGTAAATCAGCATGTTTCTATATTAAGATTAAAAGATAGGATTATTCCAAGTTTTTTACATTATTATTTAATAAGTCCATTTATCAAATCTGAATTATTATTTAACTCTTCTGGTGGAGCAACAAGAGAAGCTATTACTAAAACTATGTTAGAAGAATTTCAAGTACCACTTATCTCTCTTTCTCTCCAACAAAAAACAGTAACTTACCTAGACAAAATCTCTTTATATTTAAAGAGAATAAAAGAGGTGCAAAAAGAGAAGATGGAAAATTTAAAAGCCCTCAAGGCTTCCATTTTAGATGAGGCATTTCGAGGAAAATTATGA